In one Corallococcus sp. EGB genomic region, the following are encoded:
- a CDS encoding FHA domain-containing protein, whose protein sequence is MQEVLASVDAVAQPRDVPFASDAEEELDEEDTSDADASSDEGEEAGDDEVDEDEAADASSDDAEADGEADGASDDKAADVNAASASDDEAADEGASSAEDEVADEADEAADDQVADEEASSAEDEAVDEDEVVDEDEAADEGEAADEGEAADEGEAADSGTGEDDVPSESSDDEASSEGSASDQGSADEDEADASASELDDASTADIEAAIGSEERPGSHAAEDSEREEAKTGEEATDSDEDDERAAASASDEEQDSGSDDEPEEQDSGSGEESEEHDLPFIAPPASQASSARRQGRVLRSSAPEDTPAESNKGRKSAPAPAPKPSARMDLFVRLSPDGPPTRVDVERFTLGRGPQCSLVVKSGRVSREHAAVVRVGNDYFIEDLNSSNGTWINHQRIKRQKIADGDTFNLGTEAIYFSLQPSED, encoded by the coding sequence ATGCAGGAGGTCCTCGCGTCCGTGGATGCAGTCGCGCAACCCCGCGATGTGCCGTTTGCATCCGATGCCGAGGAGGAGTTGGACGAGGAGGACACCTCCGACGCCGACGCGTCCTCCGACGAGGGGGAAGAGGCCGGCGACGACGAGGTGGATGAAGACGAGGCGGCGGACGCATCTTCGGACGATGCGGAGGCCGACGGAGAAGCCGACGGAGCCTCCGACGACAAGGCGGCGGACGTAAACGCCGCAAGCGCGTCGGACGATGAAGCGGCCGACGAAGGGGCATCCTCCGCCGAAGACGAAGTGGCTGACGAAGCCGATGAAGCGGCCGACGACCAGGTCGCCGATGAAGAGGCATCCTCCGCCGAAGACGAAGCGGTTGACGAAGACGAGGTCGTTGACGAAGACGAAGCGGCCGACGAAGGCGAAGCGGCCGACGAAGGCGAAGCGGCCGACGAAGGCGAAGCGGCTGACTCAGGTACGGGCGAGGACGACGTGCCCTCTGAATCCTCGGACGACGAGGCATCATCCGAGGGGTCCGCTTCGGACCAGGGCTCGGCCGATGAGGACGAGGCGGATGCATCGGCTTCCGAGTTGGACGACGCGTCCACTGCCGACATCGAGGCCGCGATCGGCTCCGAGGAACGTCCCGGCTCTCACGCGGCCGAGGACTCCGAGCGCGAAGAAGCCAAGACGGGTGAGGAGGCGACGGACTCCGACGAGGACGACGAGCGGGCTGCCGCTTCCGCAAGCGACGAGGAGCAGGACTCGGGCTCCGACGACGAACCCGAGGAACAGGACTCCGGCTCCGGCGAGGAATCCGAGGAGCATGACCTGCCCTTCATCGCTCCTCCGGCCTCGCAGGCCTCCTCCGCCCGCCGGCAGGGCCGCGTCCTCCGGTCATCCGCCCCCGAGGACACTCCCGCGGAGTCCAACAAGGGCCGCAAGTCCGCCCCCGCGCCCGCCCCCAAGCCCTCCGCGCGCATGGACCTCTTCGTTCGCCTGAGCCCGGACGGTCCCCCGACCCGGGTGGACGTGGAGCGCTTCACCCTGGGGCGCGGTCCGCAGTGCAGCCTCGTCGTGAAGTCCGGCAGGGTCTCCCGCGAACACGCCGCCGTCGTGCGCGTCGGGAATGACTACTTCATCGAGGACCTGAACTCGTCCAACGGGACCTGGATCAACCACCAGCGCATCAAGCGCCAGAAGATCGCCGACGGGGACACCTTCAACCTCGGGACCGAGGCCATCTACTTCTCCCTCCAGCCCTCGGAGGACTGA
- a CDS encoding thioredoxin family protein, with protein MAGVPVELTPEEYEAVTRRPGMCVVDFWAPWCEPCHAFAPIFTEAAARFPDIRFARLDAEAHEAVAEPLGIDAYPTLVAFKDGLEVHRVSEALSTESLNRLLNALKAVDVAEEKRRIANRERTAAGQRPSGVPEGATWDDSDEEWSSGPKDDKGRPHGTWRYWRADGTLCNECIMKQGTPHGPFKRFHEDGSVSQEGAFEQGQLHGPRTWVASEHFTTERMHEGGVSERVRRTVMHYEHGTVRQVLHYDGKGQRVVPSTGEPYPTRPAHVPEDAELREDLNQWAKVMLNADGERHGLTRFWDPNGQLLWEAEFENGRRHGRYGSRAENQYADFRVHFEEGRAEGDLACGEWSLLDSQRAVVLTRDLGRAMDERTLAHSPVFSNLARSAEDWHELAKEARADRRYREALLATARACATSLDVQQLKQGLEELTLPRTQGSALAVADEVVEEAGQAWAPMADALMRGGEAATLLRAYAVLLDQTDRPRAALDFLHAAMLLAPERKAYLFTRGLILLNLGVADQARKDAEGLAEVEPETAAFLDTYARALFPRFDFWAGQEPPRCTYDGLPEKPAQPLESIQQLVCKYATRLQAIRGVLLQRIKPGAEVSWLPPDLSGLLGDGPVALKQYELERDEDAQVEVDETVDLEMGLADLTLMLRGDWSALSWLLWSCGETTFRMPARIAPPEDYGQAVGQASQRLWQCRDRKFRGSASTTKPGQGFLFEGVSLGDLHPNLVSIAERQYAETQAMFYWLNDPDHVSPWQSNLRGS; from the coding sequence TTGGCAGGTGTCCCGGTTGAATTGACCCCGGAGGAGTACGAGGCAGTCACCCGGCGGCCCGGCATGTGCGTCGTGGACTTCTGGGCGCCGTGGTGTGAACCCTGCCACGCCTTCGCGCCAATCTTCACCGAGGCGGCCGCGCGGTTCCCGGACATCCGGTTCGCGCGGCTCGACGCGGAGGCGCACGAGGCGGTGGCCGAGCCGCTGGGCATCGATGCCTATCCCACGCTCGTCGCTTTCAAGGACGGCCTGGAGGTCCACCGCGTCTCCGAGGCGCTGTCCACCGAGTCGCTGAACCGGTTGCTGAACGCGCTGAAGGCCGTGGACGTCGCGGAGGAGAAGCGCCGCATCGCCAACCGTGAGCGGACCGCGGCGGGCCAGCGCCCCTCCGGTGTCCCCGAGGGCGCCACCTGGGACGACAGCGACGAGGAGTGGTCCTCCGGCCCGAAGGATGACAAGGGCCGGCCCCACGGCACGTGGCGGTACTGGCGCGCCGACGGCACCCTCTGCAACGAATGCATCATGAAGCAGGGCACGCCGCACGGCCCCTTCAAGCGCTTCCATGAAGACGGCTCGGTGTCCCAGGAAGGCGCCTTCGAACAGGGCCAGCTTCATGGCCCGCGCACCTGGGTCGCCTCCGAGCACTTCACCACCGAACGCATGCACGAAGGCGGCGTGAGCGAGCGCGTGCGCCGGACGGTGATGCACTACGAGCACGGCACCGTGCGGCAGGTGCTGCACTACGACGGCAAGGGACAGCGCGTGGTGCCCTCCACCGGTGAGCCCTACCCCACCCGCCCCGCCCACGTGCCCGAGGACGCCGAGCTGCGCGAGGACCTGAACCAGTGGGCGAAGGTGATGCTCAACGCGGACGGCGAACGCCACGGCCTCACGCGCTTCTGGGACCCGAACGGGCAGCTCCTGTGGGAGGCCGAGTTCGAGAACGGCCGGCGCCACGGGCGCTACGGGTCGCGCGCGGAGAACCAGTACGCGGACTTCCGGGTCCACTTCGAGGAGGGCCGGGCCGAGGGCGACCTCGCGTGTGGCGAGTGGTCCCTGCTGGACTCGCAGCGGGCGGTGGTGCTCACGCGCGACCTGGGCCGGGCGATGGATGAGCGGACGCTGGCGCATTCGCCGGTGTTCTCGAACCTGGCCCGGAGCGCGGAGGACTGGCACGAACTGGCGAAGGAGGCCCGCGCGGACCGGCGCTACCGCGAGGCCCTGCTGGCCACGGCGCGTGCGTGCGCTACATCCCTGGATGTCCAGCAGCTGAAGCAAGGCCTGGAGGAGCTGACGCTGCCTCGGACCCAGGGCTCGGCGCTCGCGGTCGCGGACGAGGTGGTGGAGGAGGCGGGCCAGGCGTGGGCCCCCATGGCGGATGCGCTCATGCGCGGCGGAGAGGCCGCCACGCTGCTGCGGGCGTACGCGGTGCTGCTGGACCAGACGGACCGGCCTCGCGCGGCGCTGGACTTCCTGCACGCGGCGATGCTGCTCGCGCCGGAGCGCAAGGCGTACCTGTTCACCCGCGGCCTCATCCTGTTGAACCTGGGCGTGGCGGACCAGGCGCGGAAGGACGCGGAGGGGCTCGCGGAGGTGGAGCCGGAGACCGCTGCGTTCCTCGACACGTACGCGCGGGCGTTGTTCCCCCGGTTCGACTTCTGGGCGGGCCAGGAGCCGCCGCGCTGCACCTACGACGGCCTTCCGGAGAAGCCCGCGCAGCCCCTGGAGTCCATCCAGCAACTGGTGTGCAAGTACGCTACGCGGCTCCAGGCGATCCGCGGCGTGCTGCTCCAGCGGATCAAGCCCGGCGCCGAGGTGTCCTGGCTGCCGCCGGACCTGTCAGGCCTGCTGGGCGACGGGCCCGTGGCGCTGAAGCAGTACGAGTTGGAGCGGGACGAGGACGCGCAGGTGGAGGTCGATGAGACGGTCGACCTGGAGATGGGGCTCGCGGACCTGACTCTGATGTTGCGTGGAGACTGGAGCGCGTTGTCGTGGCTGTTGTGGTCGTGCGGGGAGACGACGTTCCGCATGCCTGCTCGCATCGCGCCTCCGGAGGATTACGGACAGGCGGTGGGGCAGGCCTCGCAGCGGCTGTGGCAGTGCCGGGACCGCAAGTTCCGCGGGAGCGCCAGCACGACGAAGCCCGGCCAGGGGTTCCTGTTCGAGGGCGTCTCGCTCGGCGACCTGCACCCGAACCTGGTGTCCATCGCGGAGCGGCAGTACGCGGAGACGCAAGCGATGTTCTATTGGCTCAATGACCCGGATCACGTCTCTCCGTGGCAGAGCAATCTGAGGGGCAGCTAG
- a CDS encoding PKD domain-containing protein — MRRFSVPKWISSLPGGGLALLVGFTGCGPMEDSGETGLTAAVAAVTFEPASGVLFGAFAGKRGTEDHAAALDALERLAARKMDVHRIYAVWDEAQPNKFLLADLERGRIPLLSITAKRQDGSGVSWASIASGAEDSQLKAHALALKGTGKPLFLIFNHEPDMAGTAHGTPAEFAAAFRRLVTVFRQQGVTNVSYSMTLVPSSFQSGAADAFWPGSSYVDWVGADAYNWNGCNPNAGDTWRSLEEAVAPVLAWANARGKPVMLPEWGSVEDSSVPGRKGQWLRDALDTFKRHPEIKVASYFHTTGTCSWWLDSSASSVDGFQVLGASGYTHATAAAWLQPSITTGMAPLTVTFDLSGSTGFQSTTGTGNDAWSLDFGDGSAKATGRGRPTALQTHRYTAKGTYRASFTVTDWKGVQNTDTRVLTVK; from the coding sequence ATGCGCCGTTTCTCCGTCCCGAAGTGGATTTCTTCTCTTCCTGGCGGAGGGCTTGCCCTCTTGGTGGGCTTCACCGGCTGCGGGCCGATGGAGGACTCCGGCGAGACGGGGCTGACGGCTGCGGTAGCGGCGGTCACGTTCGAGCCGGCCTCGGGCGTCCTGTTCGGCGCGTTCGCGGGCAAGCGTGGCACGGAGGACCACGCGGCGGCGTTGGACGCATTGGAGCGGCTGGCGGCGCGGAAGATGGACGTGCACCGCATCTACGCGGTGTGGGACGAAGCGCAGCCGAACAAGTTCCTGCTCGCGGACCTGGAGCGCGGCCGCATCCCGCTCCTGTCCATCACGGCGAAGCGGCAGGACGGCAGCGGCGTGTCCTGGGCAAGCATCGCGAGCGGCGCGGAGGACTCACAACTCAAGGCGCATGCGCTGGCCCTGAAGGGCACGGGCAAGCCGCTGTTCCTCATCTTCAACCACGAGCCGGACATGGCCGGCACCGCTCACGGCACGCCCGCGGAGTTCGCTGCGGCGTTCCGGCGCCTGGTCACGGTGTTCCGTCAGCAGGGCGTGACGAACGTGAGCTATTCGATGACGCTTGTCCCCTCCAGCTTCCAGTCAGGCGCGGCGGACGCGTTCTGGCCGGGCAGCTCCTACGTGGACTGGGTGGGCGCGGATGCCTACAACTGGAACGGCTGCAATCCCAACGCGGGCGACACGTGGCGCTCGCTGGAGGAGGCGGTAGCTCCGGTGCTCGCGTGGGCCAATGCCAGGGGCAAACCGGTGATGCTGCCGGAGTGGGGCTCCGTGGAGGACTCGAGCGTGCCCGGCCGCAAGGGCCAGTGGCTGCGCGACGCGCTGGACACGTTCAAGCGCCACCCTGAAATCAAGGTCGCGTCGTACTTCCACACCACCGGCACCTGCTCGTGGTGGCTGGACTCCTCGGCGTCCAGCGTGGACGGCTTCCAGGTGCTCGGCGCGAGCGGCTACACGCACGCAACCGCGGCGGCCTGGCTCCAGCCCTCCATCACGACGGGCATGGCACCGCTCACCGTGACGTTCGACCTCTCCGGCAGCACGGGCTTCCAGTCCACCACGGGCACCGGCAACGACGCGTGGAGCCTGGACTTTGGAGATGGCAGCGCGAAGGCGACGGGGCGGGGCAGGCCCACCGCGCTCCAGACGCACCGCTACACGGCGAAGGGCACGTACCGCGCAAGCTTCACCGTGACGGACTGGAAGGGCGTGCAGAACACCGACACGCGCGTCCTCACGGTGAAGTGA
- a CDS encoding RNA ligase family protein, with protein MTFSVRTANLRTLNSLTKYPSIPTYHTMGDKGRLAEPAIAFDGPVVGTEKVDGTNARIVFLPDGTYLLGSREEFLYASGDLIGNPALGIVEHLRPVADALLGKRLDAGGITVVFGEVYGGNVTAHSKQYTAEKRVGYRVFDVIRLNDYETPLAWSAEQIAGWRESGGQPFVTEDALQVFTREHGLETTPRILEQDGAALPKDLEGASAWLREHAPSTRCALDAGAAKHPEGIVVRTRDRRTIAKLRYEDYERTLRGKR; from the coding sequence ATGACGTTCTCCGTCCGCACCGCCAACCTGCGCACGCTCAACTCGTTGACGAAGTACCCGTCCATTCCCACGTACCACACGATGGGCGACAAGGGCCGGCTGGCCGAGCCCGCCATCGCGTTCGACGGACCCGTGGTCGGCACGGAGAAGGTGGACGGCACCAACGCGCGCATCGTGTTCCTGCCGGACGGCACGTACCTGCTCGGCAGCCGCGAGGAGTTCCTCTACGCGAGCGGTGACCTCATCGGGAACCCGGCCCTGGGCATCGTGGAGCACCTGCGCCCGGTGGCGGACGCCCTGCTCGGGAAGCGGCTCGACGCGGGCGGCATCACCGTCGTCTTCGGCGAGGTGTACGGCGGCAACGTCACCGCCCACAGCAAGCAGTACACGGCCGAGAAGCGCGTGGGCTACCGCGTCTTCGATGTCATCCGCCTCAACGACTACGAGACGCCCCTCGCCTGGTCCGCGGAGCAGATCGCCGGCTGGCGTGAGTCCGGCGGCCAGCCCTTCGTGACCGAGGACGCGCTCCAGGTCTTCACCCGCGAGCACGGACTGGAGACCACGCCGCGCATCCTCGAACAGGACGGCGCCGCGCTCCCGAAGGACCTGGAGGGCGCGTCCGCCTGGCTGCGCGAGCACGCGCCCTCGACCCGGTGCGCGCTGGATGCCGGGGCCGCGAAGCACCCGGAAGGAATCGTGGTGCGCACCCGCGACCGGCGCACCATCGCGAAGCTGCGCTACGAGGACTACGAGCGCACCCTGCGCGGGAAGCGCTGA
- a CDS encoding serine/threonine-protein kinase encodes MTKRDTGRRSTGTGNSDSVRSGAGTGRGSGGYGTGPRPRRAEDVPPVPQVGRYLLLRKLGQGGMGVVYAAYDPDLDRKIALKLLHPSANRDNEEARSRLLREAQAMARVSHPNVIPVFDVGMWGDQVFVAMELVEGGTLGSWLKEAKPSWREVLERYLQAGRGLQAAHAAGLVHRDFKPANVLVSHAGRVYVTDFGLARQVGDAPEAAATPEEAQVLESSDRRMLDTTLTEAGLLVGTPNYMSPEQFRGTPLDARTDQFSFCAALYGALYGTRPFDPGSIKAYASASRTAEAEADGTASLGGTASLGGTQSLSPAPARAPVIAPPPALIREPPRDAKVPGWVRQAVLRGLSLDADARFASMQALLDALSQEQRHGQRKRWLGAAGAMTTALAVAGGVAWQQSQVCVDAGAGMDTVWTPDAKARVESAFRATGKPFAEAMASRTTQVLAQYADAWKHQRVLACEEARVSGVKPEEQLDRQVVCLERRRKDLRATVDLLSGADAAMVEKSVDMAHALPALHECEDVESLAEQQRRPSDPALRDAIEKLEDQLSEVRAQVDAGRYPAALAAVKALEAPVEKTGYLPLKAEMRFHLGWLQEQTGQSPEASRLLSRAVFDAEAGRADRLKVAILNKLLYVEDGQKHYDPAANWGELAEATLQRLGGEPVLEADVKVNQANLAMSQGHMEEARKRLEEASALYDKALPSEHPKRARALFLLGRLVLGTGDAKAAVPLLETSLARTEAAVGPVHPDVARRHGLLSLALREAGQPGRALPHAQAVVDLYKTLHGDKSPQVAEALDELGMCQLGMKRYDDALKTYEQAVALKRELLPEGDEGLQPSYDGVGQALLGLGRARDSVAPLQLAVSFASAPPDALAESGFALARALYQTGQSPEARGEATRARARFSESGMDERVGEVDSWLQTLPKEPPRPPARKPPRGRRR; translated from the coding sequence ATGACGAAGAGAGACACCGGAAGGCGAAGCACCGGCACCGGCAATTCGGATTCCGTGCGCTCCGGCGCGGGGACGGGCCGGGGCTCGGGAGGATATGGGACGGGCCCCCGGCCTCGCCGCGCGGAGGACGTCCCGCCCGTTCCCCAGGTGGGCCGCTACCTGCTCTTGCGCAAGCTGGGGCAGGGCGGCATGGGCGTGGTGTACGCGGCCTATGACCCGGACCTGGACCGGAAGATCGCCCTCAAGCTGCTGCACCCGAGCGCCAACCGGGACAACGAGGAGGCGCGCTCGCGGCTCCTGCGTGAAGCGCAGGCCATGGCGCGCGTGTCCCATCCCAACGTCATCCCCGTCTTCGACGTGGGCATGTGGGGCGACCAGGTCTTCGTCGCCATGGAGCTGGTGGAGGGCGGCACGCTCGGCTCGTGGCTGAAGGAGGCGAAGCCGTCCTGGCGCGAGGTGCTGGAGCGCTACCTCCAGGCGGGCCGGGGCCTGCAGGCCGCGCACGCGGCGGGGCTGGTGCACCGCGACTTCAAGCCCGCCAACGTGCTGGTGAGCCACGCGGGCCGCGTCTACGTGACGGACTTCGGCCTGGCGCGGCAGGTGGGGGACGCCCCGGAGGCCGCGGCCACGCCGGAGGAGGCCCAGGTGCTGGAGTCCTCGGACCGGCGCATGCTGGACACCACGCTCACGGAAGCGGGCCTGCTGGTGGGCACGCCCAACTACATGTCCCCGGAGCAGTTCCGGGGCACGCCGCTGGACGCGCGCACGGACCAGTTCAGCTTCTGCGCGGCGCTCTACGGCGCGCTCTACGGCACGCGCCCCTTCGACCCCGGCAGCATCAAGGCCTACGCCTCCGCCAGCCGCACCGCGGAAGCGGAGGCGGACGGCACGGCGTCGCTGGGCGGCACGGCGTCGCTGGGCGGCACGCAGTCGTTGAGCCCCGCGCCGGCCAGGGCCCCCGTCATCGCGCCGCCGCCCGCGCTCATCCGCGAGCCCCCGCGCGACGCGAAGGTGCCCGGCTGGGTGCGCCAGGCGGTGCTGCGCGGGCTGTCCCTGGACGCGGACGCGCGCTTCGCCTCGATGCAGGCCCTGCTCGACGCGCTCTCCCAGGAGCAGCGCCACGGACAGCGCAAGCGCTGGCTGGGGGCGGCGGGCGCGATGACCACCGCGCTCGCGGTGGCGGGCGGCGTGGCGTGGCAGCAGTCCCAGGTGTGCGTGGACGCGGGCGCGGGGATGGACACCGTCTGGACGCCGGACGCGAAGGCGCGGGTGGAGTCCGCCTTCCGCGCCACCGGGAAGCCCTTCGCGGAAGCAATGGCCTCACGCACCACGCAGGTGCTGGCGCAGTACGCGGACGCGTGGAAGCACCAGCGCGTCCTGGCCTGCGAGGAGGCGCGCGTGAGCGGCGTGAAGCCGGAGGAGCAGCTGGACCGGCAGGTGGTGTGCCTGGAGCGCCGCCGCAAGGACCTGCGCGCCACGGTGGACCTGCTGTCCGGCGCGGACGCCGCCATGGTGGAGAAGTCCGTGGACATGGCCCACGCGCTGCCCGCGCTGCACGAGTGCGAGGACGTGGAGTCACTGGCCGAGCAGCAGCGCCGCCCCTCCGACCCCGCCCTGCGCGACGCGATTGAAAAGCTGGAGGATCAGCTGTCGGAGGTGCGCGCGCAGGTGGACGCGGGCCGCTACCCGGCGGCGCTCGCGGCGGTGAAGGCGCTGGAGGCGCCGGTGGAGAAGACGGGCTACCTGCCGCTCAAGGCGGAGATGCGCTTCCACCTGGGCTGGCTCCAGGAACAGACGGGCCAGTCGCCGGAGGCGTCCCGCCTCCTGTCGCGCGCCGTCTTCGACGCGGAGGCCGGCCGGGCGGACCGGCTGAAGGTCGCCATCCTCAACAAGCTCCTCTATGTGGAGGATGGCCAGAAGCACTACGACCCGGCGGCGAACTGGGGCGAGCTGGCGGAGGCCACCCTCCAGCGCCTGGGCGGCGAGCCCGTGCTGGAGGCCGACGTGAAGGTGAACCAGGCCAACCTCGCCATGTCCCAGGGCCACATGGAGGAGGCCAGGAAGCGCCTGGAGGAGGCCAGCGCCCTCTACGACAAGGCGCTGCCCTCCGAGCACCCCAAGCGCGCGCGGGCGCTCTTCCTGTTGGGCCGGCTGGTGCTGGGCACCGGCGACGCGAAGGCCGCGGTGCCGTTGTTGGAGACGTCGCTCGCGAGGACCGAGGCGGCGGTGGGGCCGGTGCACCCGGACGTGGCCCGCCGCCACGGCCTGCTGTCCCTGGCCCTGCGCGAGGCCGGTCAGCCCGGGCGCGCCCTGCCGCACGCCCAGGCGGTGGTGGACCTCTACAAGACCCTCCACGGCGACAAGAGCCCCCAGGTGGCGGAGGCGCTGGACGAGCTGGGCATGTGCCAGCTGGGGATGAAGCGCTACGACGACGCGCTCAAGACCTACGAGCAGGCCGTGGCCCTCAAGCGCGAGCTGTTGCCCGAAGGTGACGAGGGCCTCCAGCCCTCCTACGACGGCGTGGGCCAGGCGCTGCTGGGGCTGGGCCGGGCGCGAGACTCCGTGGCGCCGCTGCAGCTGGCGGTGTCCTTCGCCTCCGCGCCGCCGGATGCGCTGGCGGAGTCCGGCTTCGCGCTGGCGCGGGCGCTGTACCAGACGGGCCAGTCCCCAGAGGCCCGAGGCGAGGCCACCCGCGCCCGGGCGCGCTTCAGCGAGTCCGGCATGGACGAACGCGTGGGGGAGGTGGACTCCTGGCTTCAGACCCTCCCCAAGGAGCCCCCCCGCCCGCCTGCCCGCAAGCCGCCTCGCGGCCGGCGCAGGTAG
- a CDS encoding sigma 54-interacting transcriptional regulator yields the protein MVLRVLSGADAGRSHPLKQGTYTVGKNPTCDIVLADKAVSRQHLKLEVHDEHVVATDLGSHNGSFVEGLRFTAMELRPGSVITLGTTELKLVPEDSRERSLPLSSRDRFGALVGQSRKMREAFTVLERLAPGGADVLIHGETGTGKDLCAEAIHQQSPRAKGPFVIVDLAGVPSTLIESELFGHVKGSFTGAQGDRAGAFERAQNGTVFLDEIGELPLELQPRLLRVLERRQVKRVGGNDYFTVNVRVVAASHVNLEQAVQQGKFRRDLFHRLAVLRVTLPALRERPEDIPLLIDHMLKQMGRPQSALSDQTRALLMQYPWPGNVRELRNVVEQVVNLGEEALPDLEAPPGADGRKGPDLDLPFKEAKEHLIEVFERDYLKNLIERCEGNISRASREADIDRVYLRKLLRKHGLDPSGEP from the coding sequence ATGGTGCTCCGGGTGCTTTCCGGCGCGGATGCCGGCAGGTCCCACCCGCTCAAGCAGGGGACGTACACCGTGGGCAAGAACCCCACGTGTGACATCGTCCTCGCGGACAAGGCCGTCTCCCGCCAGCACCTGAAGCTGGAGGTGCACGACGAGCACGTCGTCGCCACGGACCTGGGCTCGCACAACGGCTCGTTCGTGGAGGGGCTTCGCTTCACCGCCATGGAGCTGCGCCCCGGCAGCGTCATCACCCTGGGCACCACGGAGCTGAAGCTGGTGCCAGAGGACTCGCGCGAGCGTTCGCTGCCCCTGTCCTCACGCGACCGCTTCGGCGCGCTCGTGGGCCAGAGCCGCAAGATGCGCGAGGCCTTCACCGTGCTGGAGCGCCTGGCGCCCGGCGGCGCGGACGTGCTCATCCACGGCGAGACGGGCACCGGCAAGGACCTGTGCGCGGAGGCCATCCACCAGCAGAGCCCGCGCGCCAAGGGCCCCTTCGTCATCGTGGACCTGGCGGGTGTGCCCTCCACCCTCATCGAGTCCGAGCTCTTCGGCCACGTGAAGGGCTCCTTCACCGGCGCCCAGGGCGACCGCGCCGGCGCCTTCGAGCGCGCGCAGAACGGCACCGTCTTCCTGGACGAGATTGGCGAGCTGCCCCTGGAGCTGCAGCCGCGCCTGCTTCGCGTGCTGGAGCGCCGGCAGGTGAAGCGCGTGGGCGGCAACGACTACTTCACGGTGAACGTGCGCGTGGTGGCCGCTTCACACGTCAACCTGGAGCAGGCCGTCCAGCAGGGGAAGTTCCGCCGCGACCTCTTCCACCGGCTCGCCGTGCTGCGCGTGACGCTGCCCGCGCTGCGCGAGCGCCCGGAGGACATCCCGCTGCTCATCGACCACATGCTCAAGCAGATGGGCCGGCCGCAGAGTGCGCTGTCGGACCAGACGCGCGCCCTGCTCATGCAGTACCCCTGGCCCGGCAACGTGCGCGAGCTGCGCAACGTGGTGGAACAGGTCGTCAACCTGGGCGAGGAGGCCCTGCCGGACCTGGAGGCGCCCCCGGGCGCGGACGGCCGCAAGGGTCCGGACCTGGACCTGCCCTTCAAGGAAGCCAAAGAGCACCTCATCGAAGTGTTCGAACGTGACTACCTGAAGAACCTCATCGAGCGCTGCGAAGGCAACATTTCGAGGGCTTCTCGCGAAGCTGATATCGACCGTGTCTACCTCCGGAAACTCCTGCGCAAGCACGGGTTGGATCCATCCGGGGAGCCTTAA